In one window of Hevea brasiliensis isolate MT/VB/25A 57/8 chromosome 10, ASM3005281v1, whole genome shotgun sequence DNA:
- the LOC131169399 gene encoding 60S ribosomal protein L14-2-like, giving the protein MFQTPPDLNMPFKRYVEIGKVALVNYGKHYRKLSVIVNVIDQNRATIGTPEMATGKEGYRKKIKVVVMMRIFARKISTGEFRQAYFYYESGKEGELKILRKSWEKQFKECVKQFADQLAQSKQQILKREVKRFREDMTAIEAKYEE; this is encoded by the exons ATGTTTCAGACTCCTCCCGATCTCAATATGCCGTTTAAGAGATATGTGGAGATCGGGAAGGTAGCTCTTGTCAACTATGGTAAACACTACAGGAAGCTCAGTGTCATCGtcaatgtcatcgaccagaatcgaGCTACAATCGGGACCCCTGagatg GCAACGGGCAAAGAAGGCTATCGAAAAAAGATCAAGGTGGTTGTCATGATGAGAATTTTTGCTAGGAAAATAAG TACTGGAGAATTTCGCCAAGCTTATTTCTATTATGAATCTGGTAAGGAAGGTGAACTGAAGATCCtacgcaaatcttgggaaaag CAATTTAAGGAATGCGTAAAGCAGTTTGCAGATCAGTTAGCCCAAAGTAAGCAGCAAATTTTGAAAAGGGAAGTAAAAAGGTTTAGAGAGGATATGACGGCAATTGAGGCAAAGTATGAAGAATAG